In a single window of the Ruminococcus albus 7 = DSM 20455 genome:
- the rpoB gene encoding DNA-directed RNA polymerase subunit beta: protein MVNVKDVRLGKNTRKSFAKINEVLEMPNLIEVQKNSYQWFLDEGLKEVFRDVSSITDYNGNLELTFVGYRFDENSKYTIAECKARDATYAVPLRVTARLNNLETGEIKESEVFMGEFPKMTDSGTFVINGAERVIVSQLVRSPGVYYAFDKDKTGKDLFKTTVIPNRGAWLEYEMDSNDVVYVRIDKNRKIPITTFIRALGFGTNEEIEATFGVDERLTQTIMQKDQTANREEALLQVYQKLRPGEPPTVESSETHLNNLFFDAKRYDLSRFGRYKYNKKLGVGSRLVGHKITRPIIAPMTGEVLAEEGDLIDYDKAMEIETAGVKEAYVTVEVKEYETAPTGETITRMVDKEVKIIGSGMVDLQAYVDFDPAECGINEKVSFAVLKEILESTDDPEEIKEEIRNRADDLVPKHIIIDDIVATVSYFLNLCDGVGQVDDIDHLGNRRIRSVGELLQNQFRIGFTRMERVIRERMNIQSQDSEVITPTALINIRPITAAIREFFGSSPLSQFMDQNNPLAELTHKRRLSALGPGGLSRDRAGFEVRDVHYTHYGRMCPIETPEGPNIGLISYLASFARINKYGFIEAPYRRVDKETGVVTDEVVYMTADVEDNFMVAQANEPLTEDHKFARPKVNGRYRDQILEIENSKIDFMDVSPKMVVSVATACIPFLENDDANRALMGSNMQRQAVPLLKTESPIVGTGMEYKACIDSGVAVVSTKAGVVESVDADKIVIREDDGNMHTYELTKFKRSNAGTCTNQRPIVEKGERIEAHQIIGDGPATSNGELSLGKNALIGFMTWEGYNYEDAVLLNENLVKQDKYTSIHIEDLETEARDTKLGPEEITRDIPNVGDDALKDLDENGIIRIGAEVRSGDILVGKVTPKGETELTAEERLLRAIFGEKAREVRDNSLKVPHGEAGTIIEVRVFTRENCDELSPGVNMLVRCYIAQKRKISVGDKMAGRHGNKGVVSRILPQEDMPFLEDGTPLDICLNPLGVPSRMNIGQVLEVHLGMAAKALGWKIMTPVFDGAHEADIRECFKMAQQNYLEHKDDEFEIHPMDEVINPNALSMSEDGKFTVYDGRTGEKFDNRVTVGYMYYLKLHHLVDDKIHARSVGPYSLVTQQPLGGKAQFGGQRFGEMEVWALEAYGAAYTLQEILTVKSDDLNGRVKTYEAIVKGQNVPNPGVPEAFKVLIKELQSLCLDIKVLNINNEEIDLKQKFDDDDDLIPTHYADDNTKMSAESEDFGDGFGAEDEDGTSELERSDLDDYGSSGSDDYDYGDGDDGDEDYLHDSYTGDVDEDDLFE, encoded by the coding sequence ATGGTTAATGTCAAGGACGTAAGACTTGGTAAGAATACCAGAAAAAGCTTTGCCAAGATCAACGAAGTCCTGGAAATGCCTAACCTCATCGAGGTGCAGAAGAACTCGTACCAGTGGTTTCTGGACGAGGGACTCAAGGAGGTTTTCAGAGATGTTTCGTCGATCACGGATTACAACGGTAATCTGGAGCTGACTTTCGTGGGATACCGCTTTGATGAAAATTCAAAGTACACGATCGCAGAGTGCAAGGCGAGAGATGCAACGTACGCTGTTCCCCTGAGAGTTACTGCAAGACTGAACAATCTCGAAACAGGAGAGATCAAGGAGTCGGAGGTCTTCATGGGCGAATTCCCGAAGATGACCGACAGCGGTACATTCGTTATCAACGGTGCAGAGCGTGTTATCGTATCTCAGCTGGTACGTTCTCCCGGTGTTTACTATGCCTTTGATAAGGATAAGACAGGTAAGGATCTGTTCAAGACCACCGTTATACCTAACAGAGGTGCATGGCTCGAGTATGAAATGGACTCGAACGATGTCGTTTATGTCCGTATAGATAAGAACAGAAAGATACCGATAACCACATTCATCCGTGCCCTCGGCTTTGGTACGAATGAGGAGATCGAGGCTACCTTCGGTGTTGACGAAAGACTGACCCAGACCATAATGCAGAAGGATCAGACCGCTAATCGCGAGGAAGCTCTGCTGCAGGTATACCAGAAGCTCCGTCCGGGCGAGCCCCCCACGGTAGAGTCCTCGGAGACACATCTGAACAACCTGTTCTTTGATGCAAAGAGATATGATCTGTCACGTTTCGGCAGATACAAGTATAACAAGAAGCTGGGCGTAGGCTCCAGACTTGTAGGGCACAAGATCACAAGACCCATAATCGCTCCCATGACAGGCGAGGTACTGGCTGAGGAAGGCGACCTCATCGATTACGATAAGGCTATGGAGATCGAGACTGCAGGTGTAAAGGAAGCTTATGTTACCGTTGAGGTCAAGGAGTACGAAACTGCTCCCACAGGCGAGACCATAACAAGAATGGTGGATAAGGAAGTCAAGATCATAGGCAGCGGCATGGTTGATCTGCAGGCTTATGTTGACTTCGATCCTGCTGAGTGCGGCATCAACGAGAAGGTAAGCTTTGCAGTACTCAAGGAGATACTGGAAAGCACCGACGATCCCGAGGAGATCAAGGAAGAGATCAGGAACAGGGCTGATGACCTGGTGCCCAAGCATATCATCATTGATGATATCGTGGCTACTGTATCCTATTTCCTCAACCTCTGCGACGGCGTAGGTCAGGTAGACGATATCGACCACCTGGGCAACAGACGTATCCGTTCCGTAGGCGAGCTGCTGCAGAACCAGTTCCGCATCGGCTTCACCAGAATGGAAAGAGTTATCCGTGAGAGAATGAATATACAGTCGCAGGACAGCGAGGTAATAACTCCTACTGCACTGATAAATATAAGACCCATCACTGCGGCTATCAGAGAGTTCTTCGGTTCATCTCCTCTGTCACAGTTCATGGATCAGAACAACCCTCTTGCTGAGCTGACTCACAAGAGAAGACTTTCCGCCCTGGGTCCTGGAGGTCTGTCGAGAGACAGAGCCGGATTCGAGGTTCGTGACGTTCACTACACACACTACGGCAGAATGTGCCCTATCGAGACACCTGAAGGACCTAACATCGGTCTGATCTCCTATCTGGCATCATTCGCAAGAATAAACAAGTACGGCTTCATCGAGGCTCCTTACAGAAGAGTTGATAAGGAGACAGGCGTTGTTACCGACGAGGTAGTATACATGACTGCCGATGTCGAGGACAACTTCATGGTAGCTCAGGCTAACGAGCCCCTGACAGAAGACCACAAGTTCGCAAGACCCAAGGTAAACGGCAGATACAGAGATCAGATCCTGGAGATCGAGAACAGCAAGATCGACTTCATGGACGTATCTCCTAAGATGGTCGTTTCAGTCGCTACCGCTTGTATCCCGTTCCTCGAGAACGACGATGCGAACCGTGCGCTGATGGGATCGAACATGCAGAGGCAGGCTGTGCCGCTGCTGAAGACAGAGTCACCTATCGTTGGTACAGGTATGGAGTACAAGGCTTGTATCGACTCCGGTGTTGCAGTGGTATCCACCAAGGCAGGTGTTGTTGAGAGCGTTGACGCTGACAAGATCGTTATCCGCGAGGACGACGGCAATATGCACACCTACGAGCTGACAAAGTTCAAGAGATCCAACGCAGGTACCTGCACAAACCAGAGACCTATCGTTGAAAAGGGCGAGCGCATCGAGGCTCATCAGATAATCGGTGACGGTCCCGCTACATCCAACGGTGAGCTTTCTCTTGGTAAGAACGCACTGATCGGCTTCATGACCTGGGAAGGTTACAACTACGAGGACGCCGTTCTGCTGAACGAGAACCTTGTAAAGCAGGATAAGTATACTTCTATCCATATCGAAGATCTGGAAACAGAAGCAAGAGATACCAAGCTCGGACCCGAGGAGATCACAAGAGATATCCCCAACGTGGGCGATGACGCTCTGAAGGATCTGGACGAGAACGGTATCATCAGAATAGGTGCCGAGGTACGCTCGGGCGATATCCTCGTCGGTAAGGTAACACCTAAGGGCGAGACCGAGCTGACAGCCGAGGAAAGACTGCTGAGAGCTATCTTCGGTGAAAAGGCAAGAGAAGTAAGGGATAACTCCCTGAAGGTACCTCACGGCGAAGCAGGTACTATTATAGAAGTAAGAGTATTTACAAGAGAGAACTGCGATGAGCTTTCTCCCGGAGTAAATATGCTGGTAAGATGCTACATCGCACAGAAGAGAAAGATCTCTGTCGGCGATAAGATGGCGGGTCGTCACGGTAACAAGGGTGTCGTTTCACGTATACTTCCTCAGGAGGATATGCCTTTCCTGGAAGACGGTACTCCTCTGGATATCTGTCTGAACCCCCTGGGCGTGCCTTCACGTATGAATATCGGTCAGGTTCTTGAAGTTCATCTTGGTATGGCTGCAAAGGCACTTGGCTGGAAGATAATGACCCCTGTATTCGACGGCGCACACGAGGCTGATATCCGTGAGTGCTTCAAGATGGCTCAGCAGAACTATCTCGAGCACAAGGATGATGAATTTGAGATACATCCCATGGATGAGGTCATCAACCCCAATGCACTGAGCATGAGCGAGGACGGTAAGTTCACCGTATACGACGGCAGAACAGGTGAGAAGTTCGATAACCGCGTTACTGTCGGTTATATGTACTACCTCAAGCTCCACCACCTCGTTGACGATAAGATACACGCACGTTCCGTTGGTCCTTACTCACTGGTAACACAGCAGCCTCTCGGCGGTAAGGCTCAGTTCGGCGGACAGCGTTTCGGTGAGATGGAAGTTTGGGCTCTGGAAGCTTACGGCGCAGCTTATACTCTGCAGGAGATACTGACCGTTAAGTCGGACGACCTGAACGGACGTGTAAAGACCTACGAGGCTATCGTTAAGGGTCAGAACGTTCCTAACCCCGGCGTGCCCGAGGCATTCAAGGTACTTATCAAGGAACTGCAGTCCCTGTGCCTTGATATCAAGGTGCTCAACATCAATAACGAAGAGATCGACCTCAAGCAGAAGTTTGATGATGACGACGATCTCATTCCTACACACTACGCTGATGACAATACCAAGATGTCCGCTGAGAGCGAAGACTTCGGCGACGGCTTCGGCGCTGAGGACGAGGACGGTACTTCCGAACTCGAACGCAGTGATCTGGACGATTACGGCAGCAGCGGCAGCGACGATTACGACTACGGCGACGGCGACGACGGAGATGAGGATTATCTCCACGACAGCTACACCGGTGACGTTGATGAGGACGATCTGTTTGAATAA
- a CDS encoding YifB family Mg chelatase-like AAA ATPase, producing the protein MYARINSLGLLGLNAFDVTVEIESSEGLESFDIVGMADISVKESRERIRSAFRSSGINFPQARVLVNLAPADVKKTGAVHDLAIAVAVLRIMGISNDEYMRDSVFIGEVALNGEIRSVQGVLPMVIMARENGIKRIFVPLDNLREASVIEGIDCMGVGSLGELVYHLAGKAEIVPAQPYKPEKVSYFGALDFADVRGQGFAKRALEVAAAGGHNVLMVGSPGSGKSMLSKRMPSILPAMTFEESIETTKIHSVAGHIDKDSPLITVRPFRSPHHTVSTAGLAGGGSVPKPGEISLAHNGLLFLDEMAEFSRASLEILRQPIEDRQVTISRASGAITYPCSFMLIGAMNPCPCGYYGHPTRKCICSHKQVVNYLNKISGPLLDRFDVHIEVEPVEYGDLSSTQKEESSAEIRERVQKASDIQTARFEGTSITCNARITPDRLHEYCRMTDEARNTLGRVFDDLGLSGRAYDKMMKVSRTVADMDNSEMITEAHVMQTVMYRSLDRKYWNE; encoded by the coding sequence GCGGATATCTCCGTAAAGGAGAGCCGAGAGAGGATACGTTCGGCTTTCCGCAGCAGCGGCATAAATTTTCCGCAGGCGAGGGTGCTGGTGAACCTTGCGCCTGCCGATGTGAAAAAGACGGGTGCTGTACATGACCTTGCAATAGCCGTGGCAGTACTGAGGATAATGGGCATATCGAATGATGAGTATATGCGTGATTCCGTGTTCATAGGCGAGGTAGCCCTCAATGGCGAGATACGTTCTGTACAGGGCGTTCTGCCTATGGTCATAATGGCGCGTGAGAACGGCATCAAAAGGATATTCGTGCCGCTGGATAATCTGCGCGAAGCCTCGGTGATAGAGGGTATCGACTGCATGGGTGTGGGTTCGCTGGGTGAGCTTGTGTATCATCTTGCAGGAAAAGCCGAGATAGTTCCCGCACAGCCGTATAAGCCCGAAAAAGTCAGCTATTTCGGCGCTCTTGACTTTGCAGATGTACGCGGACAGGGCTTTGCAAAGAGGGCGCTGGAGGTGGCGGCGGCAGGAGGTCATAACGTGCTTATGGTGGGTTCTCCCGGTTCGGGTAAATCCATGCTTTCAAAGCGTATGCCTTCCATACTCCCTGCCATGACATTCGAGGAATCCATTGAGACCACCAAGATACATTCAGTGGCAGGACATATCGACAAGGATTCTCCACTCATCACGGTAAGACCTTTCCGCTCGCCTCACCATACGGTGTCCACGGCAGGTCTTGCAGGGGGCGGAAGTGTGCCTAAGCCAGGTGAGATATCCCTTGCACATAACGGTCTGCTGTTCCTTGATGAAATGGCAGAATTCTCCCGTGCATCCCTGGAGATACTGCGTCAGCCAATAGAAGACCGTCAGGTGACCATATCCCGCGCATCGGGCGCTATAACCTATCCTTGTTCATTCATGCTGATAGGTGCCATGAACCCATGTCCATGCGGATACTACGGACATCCCACGCGAAAGTGCATATGTTCACACAAGCAGGTGGTGAACTATCTCAACAAGATAAGCGGGCCTCTGCTGGACAGATTTGATGTGCATATAGAAGTCGAGCCCGTTGAGTACGGTGATCTGTCATCGACCCAGAAAGAGGAATCCTCGGCGGAGATAAGGGAGAGAGTGCAGAAAGCAAGTGATATACAGACGGCGAGATTCGAGGGGACTTCAATAACCTGCAATGCGAGGATAACTCCCGACAGACTTCATGAGTACTGTCGGATGACCGATGAAGCACGCAATACCCTCGGCAGGGTGTTTGATGACCTTGGGCTTTCGGGACGCGCTTACGACAAGATGATGAAAGTATCGCGGACGGTTGCTGATATGGATAACAGCGAAATGATAACCGAAGCCCATGTGATGCAGACGGTGATGTACAGAAGTCTTGACAGGAAATACTGGAACGAGTGA